Sequence from the Deinococcus reticulitermitis genome:
GCCTGAAACCGGTGGCGGAGGCGCTGTCGGCGGCGCTGGGCCAGGACGTGACTTTTCTGCCCGATCTGCCGGGGAGCGACGAGACCCTGCGGGCGGTGCAGGGCCTGCCAGAAGGCGGCGTCGCGCTGCTTGAGAACGTGCGCTTCGAGGCCGGCGAGGAGAAGAACGACCCGGACCTCAGCGCCCGGCTCGCGCGCCTCGGGGACGCCTTCGTGCTCGACGCTTTCGGCTCGGCGCACCGGGCGCACTCGTCGGTGAGCGGGGTGGCGGGGAAGCTGCCGCACGCGGCGGGAACGCTGCTTCAGCGTGAGGTGGAGGCGCTCAGCAAGCTGCTTCAAGACCCGGAGCGGCCCTACGTCGTGATTATCGGCGGCGCGAAGGTGAGTGACAAGATCAAGGTGATCGAGAACCTGCTCCCGAAGGTGGACCGGCTGCTGATCGGTGGCGGCATGGCCTACACCTTCATCAAGGCGCAGGGCGGCAAGGTGGGCGACTCGATCCATGAGGACGATCAGCTGGAGCTCGCCGGGCGGCTGCTCGGCGAGTACGGCGACAAGATCATGCTGCCGGTGGACGTGATCGCCGCCGACCGCTTCGCTGAGGACGCCCAGACTCAGGTGGTCCCGAGCAACGAGATTCCCGACGGCTGGCAGGGACTCGACGCCGGGCCGGAGACGGTGAAGCGGTATACCGAGGCCCTCCAGGGGGCAAAGACGGTGTTCTGGAACGGACCGCTCGGGGTGTTTGAGTTCGCGGCCTTCGCGGGCGGTACGAACGCCATCGCGGCGGCGGTGGGGAGCCTCAAGAATCAGGCCTACACCGTGGTCGGTGGCGGCGACTCGGTGAGCGCGGTCAACCAGAGCGGCAAGGCCGACGAGATCGACCACATCTCGACCGGCGGCGGCGCGAGTCTGGAACTCCTCGAAGGCAAGACCCTGCCCGGTGTGGAGGCGATGCGGTGAAAACCCTGCTGGCCCTGAACTGGAAGATGAACAAGACGCCGTCTGAAGCCCGCTCGTGGGCGCACGAACTGAGCGAGAAATACGAGCCGGTCCCGGGCGTGGAACTCGCGGTGATGGCGCCGGCGCTCAGCCTCTCCGTGCTCGCGGCCAACTTGCCCGCCGGAGTGGGGTTCGGCGGGCAGGACGTCTCGGAGCACGAGTCGGGCGCCTACACGGGCGAGATCAGCGCTGCGATGCTCGCCGACGTGGGCGCCCGCTACGTGGTGATTGGTCACTCCGAGCGCCGCGAGTATCACCTTGAAACCGACGCGCAGGTGGCGGCCAAGGCGCAACGGGCGCAGGCGAACGGCCTGACGCCCATCGTGTGTGTCGGTGAGAAGCTGGACGTGCGCGAGGCGGGTAAGCAGGTGCCCTTCACGCTCGCGCAGCTGCGTGCGAGCCTCGCGGGGGTGGGTGAGGACCTGGTGGTGGCCTACGAACCGGTGTGGGCGATCGGCACAGGCAAAACGGCCACGGCTCAGGACGCCGAGGAGATGGCGGCGGAGATCCGGGAGACGCTGCGCGAGCTGTACGGCGAGGGGGCGAGCGAGATCCGCGTGCTCTACGGCGGCAGCGTCAAGCCCGACAACATTGCCGAGATCTGCGGCCAGCCCAACGTGAACGGCGCACTGGTGGGCGGCGCGAGCCTCAAGGTACCGGACGTACTGGGGATGAATGACGCGCTGAGGTAAGGCGGGTCAGGCCGGGCGGGGGGCGTTTTCCGGTGGGAGAGCGGCCCCCGCCGGGCTGCTGTGCCGATCTGGTCATCTATCTGGGCATCTCGGCCCCGCCATGGGGCACAATGGTGGGCGTGCTCGGTTCGCCCTCTTCTCCCCACGCCGCGCCCTGGAGCGCGGGGTGAGCCTGCCGGAGATCCTCGCGGGCATCCGCCGCGCGGAAGCGCAAGCGGGGCGCCTTCCCGGCAGCGTGCGACTCGTCGCGGTGACCAAGGGCCACCCGCTCGCCGAGATCCGCGAGAAGGTGCTCTCGTACGGCGCCTTCCCGCTTGCCGAGAACCGGGGGCAGGAGCTGCGCGACAAGCTCGCGGCGCTGACCGAGCACGGCCTGGACGCGGCGGAACTCGAGTGGCACTTTATCGGGCCGGTGCAGCGCAACAAGGTCAAATACCTGCGCGGCGTGCGCCTGATTCATTCGGTCGAGGACGCTGAGCAGGCGCGTGCCATCGCCGAGGCCGCCGCGAAGTGGGGACAGGCGCCGGCCGTGCTGCTCCAGCGCCACAACGGCGAGGCGCAGAAACACGGCGCCCTTCCGGAGGCGCTGCCGGGGCTGTTGCGCGAGGTGCGGGAGGCAGGTCTGGACGTGCGCGGGCTGATGGTGATGGCCCCGTATGGTCAGCCGGAGGCGGCGCGGCGCGTGTTCGAGGAAACGGCGGCGCAGGCCCGCGCGCTGGAATTGCCCGAGCTCAGCATGGGCATGAGTGACGATTACCCGGCAGCGATCGCGGCGGGCTCGACCCTGGTGCGGGTGGGCACGCGGCTCTTTTCATGACCTCAAATCTTTTCAAGATCTCAAGGAATCCTGATCTATGACGACGCCCACAGATCCCCACGCCCTGCACGCCAGCAGCCACCTCACGCCCCGCGACATCAGCGGCCAGACTTTCCCGAGTAAGGTGAGCGGCTACGACAAGGCCGCCGTGCGCGCCTACCTGGAGACGGCAGCGCGGCGTGTCGAGGACCTCTTGCGTGAGCAGCGCACCTTGAGCGAGCGCTGCGCGGGGCTCGAGCGCGAGCTCGCGCAGAAAAAAGAAGCCGAGGACGAGATCCGGCGCGTGATCGTCTCGGCCGAGCGCATGGCGCAGGACCTGCGCGAGAGCGCGGCGCGCGAGGCTGAGCTGCTGATCGAGGGCGCCAGGCTACGCGAGCGCGAGTGGGAAGGCGGGCACGAGCGCCGGATGGCGGAGGCCGACCGGCAGCATCAAGACCGGCTCGGCGAACTCGAGATTGCCTTTCGCAGCCGGCACGCCGAGCTCGAGCGCGATCACCACGAGCGCATCCTCGCCCGGGAGCGCGAGCACGCCGAGCGCCTTGCCGAGCTCGAACGGCAATTTGCGGGGCGCTATCACGAACTCACCGGGCGCCTGACCGAGGCTCGGCAGGAATACGGCCAGTTCCTGAGCGGTTACCGCGCCCTGCTGCGCTCCTTTGGAGAACTGAGTGGGCGCCACGCCCTGCCGGGAGACGCGGCGCACCTGCCCGCGCTGGAGAGCTTCTCGGCCCCGGCAATCACGCCGGTGGGGGAAGACCTCTACCTGCCGCAGGAGCAGACCTGGACGCTGCCCGAGTCCGGCCATCTCACCGACCTCCCGCCCGAGCTCGCGGCGGCGCTGTTCGGGGCCGCGCCGGAGCTGGCCCAGGTTCCGGAGGTGCCGGCCGGCAAGGATGCGCGCTCCGTTCACAAAGGCAGCGCCGAGGAGCGCACGGTGGGCGTCCTCAGCGGAGCGGAGCAGACAGAGCCGTAGGGCGGGAGCCGGGAGCCTGGCGCCCGCCCCGATTACTGGCGAATCACCTGCGCGCTCTTGGGAAGCTGGCGCAGGCCGCTCGCGGTCAGGCCCGAGT
This genomic interval carries:
- a CDS encoding phosphoglycerate kinase, producing the protein MQNLSDLDVQGKRVLVRVDYNVPVKSGVVQDDTRIKGSLPTIRALQQAGAKNVVLMSHFGRPKGGPDAKYSLKPVAEALSAALGQDVTFLPDLPGSDETLRAVQGLPEGGVALLENVRFEAGEEKNDPDLSARLARLGDAFVLDAFGSAHRAHSSVSGVAGKLPHAAGTLLQREVEALSKLLQDPERPYVVIIGGAKVSDKIKVIENLLPKVDRLLIGGGMAYTFIKAQGGKVGDSIHEDDQLELAGRLLGEYGDKIMLPVDVIAADRFAEDAQTQVVPSNEIPDGWQGLDAGPETVKRYTEALQGAKTVFWNGPLGVFEFAAFAGGTNAIAAAVGSLKNQAYTVVGGGDSVSAVNQSGKADEIDHISTGGGASLELLEGKTLPGVEAMR
- the tpiA gene encoding triose-phosphate isomerase: MKTLLALNWKMNKTPSEARSWAHELSEKYEPVPGVELAVMAPALSLSVLAANLPAGVGFGGQDVSEHESGAYTGEISAAMLADVGARYVVIGHSERREYHLETDAQVAAKAQRAQANGLTPIVCVGEKLDVREAGKQVPFTLAQLRASLAGVGEDLVVAYEPVWAIGTGKTATAQDAEEMAAEIRETLRELYGEGASEIRVLYGGSVKPDNIAEICGQPNVNGALVGGASLKVPDVLGMNDALR
- a CDS encoding YggS family pyridoxal phosphate-dependent enzyme, with translation MSLPEILAGIRRAEAQAGRLPGSVRLVAVTKGHPLAEIREKVLSYGAFPLAENRGQELRDKLAALTEHGLDAAELEWHFIGPVQRNKVKYLRGVRLIHSVEDAEQARAIAEAAAKWGQAPAVLLQRHNGEAQKHGALPEALPGLLREVREAGLDVRGLMVMAPYGQPEAARRVFEETAAQARALELPELSMGMSDDYPAAIAAGSTLVRVGTRLFS
- a CDS encoding DivIVA domain-containing protein — translated: MTTPTDPHALHASSHLTPRDISGQTFPSKVSGYDKAAVRAYLETAARRVEDLLREQRTLSERCAGLERELAQKKEAEDEIRRVIVSAERMAQDLRESAAREAELLIEGARLREREWEGGHERRMAEADRQHQDRLGELEIAFRSRHAELERDHHERILAREREHAERLAELERQFAGRYHELTGRLTEARQEYGQFLSGYRALLRSFGELSGRHALPGDAAHLPALESFSAPAITPVGEDLYLPQEQTWTLPESGHLTDLPPELAAALFGAAPELAQVPEVPAGKDARSVHKGSAEERTVGVLSGAEQTEP